From Burkholderia sp. WP9, a single genomic window includes:
- a CDS encoding DEAD/DEAH box helicase: MARLAPIYASMTSATTTSAAALDAAPGTASGSIATPAVERSTADALADFHPAVASWFLKRFPAPTEAQAAAWPQIRRGRSTLVAAPTGSGKTLTAFLSALDDLVQQGLANGGVLPDETLVVYVSPLKALSNDIRLNLQLPLQGIAAELEARGLPALDIRTAVRTGDTTQQERNALKKRAPHILVTTPESLYVLLGSDSGRRMLATVRTVIVDEIHALAGGKRGSHLSLSLERLDALCRRRLPRIGLSATQKPVSAVARFLVGGGNIDSGIPADCAIVDVGHVRARDLALEIPPVPLEAVMPNEVWERVYDRLAELVAMHRTTLIFVNTRRMAERAARHLTERLGKDVVAAHHGSLAKEHRFDAEQRLKRGELRVLIATASLELGIDIGDVDLVCQMGSPRAIAPFLQRVGRSGHHVGGMPKGRLFPASRDDLIECAALLDCVRRGELDALRIPRAPLDVLAQQIVAEVSSAEWNEDALFDMMRRAAPYADLTREQYDAVLRMLVEGYTSRNGPRGAYIHRDVVSGTLRGRRGGKLVAVTSGGTIPENADYAVVLEPQAINIGTVNEDFAVESLAGDVFQLGNASYRILRIESGRVRVEDAQGQPPNIPFWLGEAPGRSDELSFGVARLREQIGRLLEGEDPVMPALAANEGMAEVEAEAEVEAEAEVVAEAEAEAEVEAEVEAEAEVEAATLPARLDHATDWLIHNLGLDEPAARQIVDYLARARAALCVLPTQNTLVMERFFDESGGTQLVIHAPFGSRVNRAWGLALRKRFCRTFNFELQAAATEDAIVLSLTGSHSFVLDDVWRYLHSNSAEHLLIQALLDAPLFGVRWRWNATTALGLPRYTGGRKTAPQLQRMRSEDLLANVFPEQAACLENVVGERELPSHPLVDQTVDDCLHEAMDSERWLALLRRIEQGDMRLVARDLPAPSPLAAEILNAKPYAYLDDAPIEERRTQAVLSRRWRDPSSADDLGALDAGAIESVRDEAWPQARNADEMHEALTGLACITEAEARRHDGWPAWLAALAESGRATRLRIADGDAVWLPVERLTCFESLYPGASFAPLLAAPKGYSESWSAEDALLDVLRARLTGFGPLPVSAIAGALHLPAASVEQSLMRLEAEGYVMRGRFTPQAGEEEWCERHLLARIHRYTVKRLRREIEPVERHDFMRFLFEWQHLTPDTRSEGRDALAAVLDQLEGFQAAAGAWEEDILPARVKAYANTSLDELCRAGKIVWTRLTERARGAAGPVRSTPIVLLPRVQVRVWSALLDPSKQPELSARAQSVYDALVQHGAMFFDELLAEVRVLRMELESALGELVAAGLVNSDSFAGLRALLKPVAKRNAFSSNRRARSSALIGGMDDAGRWALVTRPTAAVASATAPEQRRRQLPPEVLEHVAMTLLRRYGVVFWRLLEREADWLPPWRDLLRVFQRLEARGVIRGGRFVNGLAGEQFALPEAIPVLREVRRHANDSAFVCVAGTDPLNLAGTLLVGERVPAVAGNRILYRDGVVVATLVAGAFWFDPLLETVPSEREQARAWLARRF; this comes from the coding sequence ATGGCACGCCTCGCCCCCATCTATGCCAGCATGACCTCGGCCACCACCACCTCTGCCGCTGCCCTGGATGCGGCTCCCGGCACCGCATCGGGTTCCATCGCGACGCCCGCCGTGGAGCGTTCGACGGCCGATGCGCTGGCCGATTTCCATCCCGCGGTCGCGAGCTGGTTCCTCAAGCGCTTTCCCGCCCCGACCGAAGCCCAGGCCGCTGCGTGGCCGCAGATTCGCCGTGGCCGCTCAACGCTGGTGGCCGCGCCGACCGGTTCGGGCAAGACTCTCACCGCCTTCCTGTCCGCGCTCGACGATCTTGTCCAGCAGGGGCTCGCCAACGGCGGCGTACTTCCCGACGAAACGCTGGTGGTGTACGTTTCGCCGCTCAAGGCGCTATCCAACGACATCCGCCTCAATCTGCAATTGCCGTTGCAAGGCATCGCCGCGGAACTCGAAGCGCGCGGACTGCCGGCGCTGGACATTCGTACCGCCGTGCGCACCGGCGACACCACGCAGCAGGAACGCAACGCGTTGAAAAAACGCGCGCCGCATATCCTCGTCACCACGCCTGAATCGCTTTACGTGCTGCTCGGTTCGGATTCGGGACGCCGCATGCTCGCAACCGTGCGCACGGTGATCGTCGATGAAATTCACGCGCTTGCCGGCGGCAAGCGCGGCAGCCATCTTTCGCTCAGCCTGGAGCGCCTCGACGCGCTGTGCAGGCGGCGATTGCCCCGCATCGGGCTGTCAGCGACGCAAAAGCCGGTAAGCGCGGTCGCGCGCTTTCTGGTGGGCGGCGGGAATATCGACAGCGGCATTCCCGCCGATTGCGCGATCGTCGACGTGGGTCATGTCCGGGCGCGCGACCTCGCGCTCGAGATCCCGCCGGTGCCGCTCGAAGCGGTGATGCCCAACGAAGTGTGGGAGCGCGTCTACGACCGTCTCGCCGAACTGGTGGCGATGCACCGCACCACGCTGATCTTCGTCAACACGCGGCGCATGGCCGAGCGCGCCGCGCGTCATCTGACCGAGCGGCTCGGCAAGGACGTGGTCGCCGCGCACCACGGCAGCCTTGCCAAGGAACATCGGTTCGACGCCGAACAGCGCCTGAAACGCGGCGAACTGCGCGTGCTGATCGCCACCGCTTCGCTGGAGCTCGGCATCGATATCGGCGATGTCGATCTGGTCTGCCAGATGGGTTCGCCGCGCGCGATCGCACCGTTCCTGCAACGCGTCGGACGCTCGGGTCATCATGTCGGCGGGATGCCCAAAGGCCGGCTTTTTCCGGCGTCGCGCGACGATCTGATCGAATGCGCCGCGCTGCTCGATTGCGTGCGGCGCGGCGAACTCGACGCGCTCCGTATTCCGCGCGCGCCGCTCGACGTGCTCGCCCAGCAGATCGTCGCGGAAGTGTCGAGCGCCGAATGGAACGAAGACGCGCTGTTCGACATGATGCGGCGCGCCGCACCGTACGCGGATCTGACGCGTGAACAGTACGACGCCGTGCTGCGCATGCTCGTGGAAGGCTATACGAGCCGCAATGGTCCGCGCGGCGCGTACATCCATCGCGACGTGGTGAGCGGCACGCTGCGCGGCCGGCGCGGCGGCAAGCTCGTCGCCGTCACTTCGGGCGGCACGATTCCCGAGAATGCCGACTATGCCGTGGTGCTCGAACCGCAGGCGATCAATATCGGCACCGTGAACGAGGATTTCGCCGTCGAAAGCCTGGCCGGCGACGTGTTTCAGCTCGGCAACGCGTCATACCGGATTCTGCGGATCGAAAGCGGGCGCGTGCGGGTCGAGGACGCGCAGGGACAGCCGCCGAATATTCCTTTCTGGCTCGGCGAAGCGCCGGGGCGCAGCGACGAACTGTCGTTCGGCGTCGCGCGTTTGCGCGAGCAGATCGGGCGTCTTCTCGAAGGGGAGGATCCGGTGATGCCGGCCCTCGCCGCGAATGAGGGCATGGCCGAGGTTGAAGCCGAAGCCGAGGTTGAAGCCGAAGCCGAGGTTGTAGCCGAAGCCGAAGCCGAAGCCGAGGTCGAAGCCGAGGTCGAAGCCGAAGCCGAAGTCGAAGCCGCAACGCTACCCGCCCGCCTCGACCACGCGACCGACTGGCTCATCCACAACCTCGGTCTCGACGAACCCGCCGCACGCCAGATCGTCGACTATCTCGCCCGCGCGCGCGCCGCGCTCTGCGTGCTGCCCACGCAGAACACGCTGGTCATGGAGCGTTTTTTCGACGAATCCGGCGGCACCCAACTCGTGATCCACGCACCGTTCGGCAGCCGCGTGAACCGCGCGTGGGGTCTCGCGCTGCGCAAGCGGTTTTGCCGGACCTTCAACTTCGAACTGCAAGCCGCCGCCACCGAAGACGCGATCGTCCTCTCGCTGACCGGCAGTCATTCCTTCGTGCTCGACGACGTGTGGCGCTATCTGCATTCGAACAGCGCGGAGCATCTGCTGATTCAGGCGCTGCTCGACGCGCCGCTGTTCGGCGTGCGCTGGCGCTGGAACGCGACCACCGCGCTCGGCTTGCCGCGTTACACCGGCGGGCGCAAAACCGCGCCGCAATTGCAACGCATGCGCAGCGAAGATTTACTGGCGAACGTGTTCCCCGAGCAGGCCGCGTGTCTGGAGAACGTAGTGGGTGAACGCGAACTGCCGAGTCATCCGTTAGTGGACCAAACCGTCGACGACTGTCTGCACGAAGCAATGGACAGCGAACGCTGGCTCGCGCTGCTGCGCCGTATCGAACAGGGCGACATGCGACTGGTTGCGCGCGACTTGCCAGCGCCCTCGCCGCTCGCGGCCGAAATCCTCAATGCAAAGCCCTACGCGTACCTCGACGACGCACCCATCGAGGAACGCCGCACGCAAGCCGTGCTGAGCCGCCGCTGGAGGGACCCGTCGAGTGCCGACGATCTCGGCGCGCTGGATGCGGGCGCTATCGAAAGCGTGCGCGACGAAGCATGGCCGCAGGCACGCAATGCCGACGAGATGCATGAGGCGTTGACGGGCCTCGCCTGCATCACCGAGGCCGAAGCGCGTCGTCACGATGGCTGGCCGGCGTGGCTCGCGGCGCTGGCCGAATCCGGCCGCGCCACCCGGTTGCGGATAGCCGACGGCGACGCTGTGTGGCTGCCGGTCGAGCGCCTCACCTGTTTCGAGTCGCTCTATCCGGGCGCCAGCTTTGCGCCCCTGCTCGCCGCGCCGAAAGGCTATAGCGAGAGCTGGAGCGCCGAGGACGCCCTGCTCGACGTGCTCCGCGCGCGTCTGACGGGCTTCGGGCCGCTGCCGGTCAGCGCGATTGCCGGGGCGCTGCACTTGCCGGCGGCATCGGTCGAGCAGAGCCTGATGCGCCTCGAAGCCGAAGGCTACGTGATGCGCGGGCGCTTCACGCCGCAAGCGGGCGAAGAAGAATGGTGCGAACGTCACCTCCTTGCGCGCATACACCGTTACACGGTGAAGCGCCTGCGCCGTGAAATCGAGCCGGTGGAACGGCACGACTTCATGCGCTTTCTGTTCGAGTGGCAACACTTGACGCCGGACACGCGCAGCGAAGGACGCGACGCCCTCGCGGCTGTGCTCGACCAACTCGAAGGCTTCCAGGCGGCGGCGGGCGCCTGGGAGGAAGACATTCTGCCCGCACGCGTGAAGGCGTATGCGAATACTTCGCTCGACGAACTATGCCGCGCCGGCAAGATAGTCTGGACCCGACTGACGGAGCGCGCACGCGGCGCCGCCGGGCCGGTCCGCAGCACGCCCATCGTGTTGCTGCCACGCGTGCAAGTGCGCGTGTGGAGCGCGTTGCTCGATCCGTCGAAGCAACCGGAGTTATCGGCCCGCGCGCAAAGCGTGTACGACGCGCTCGTGCAACACGGCGCGATGTTCTTCGACGAACTGCTGGCGGAGGTTCGCGTATTGCGTATGGAACTGGAGAGCGCACTGGGCGAACTGGTGGCCGCGGGTCTCGTGAATTCAGACAGTTTCGCGGGCCTGCGTGCACTGCTCAAGCCGGTGGCCAAACGCAATGCGTTTTCCAGCAACCGGCGCGCGCGCTCGAGCGCGCTGATCGGCGGTATGGACGACGCGGGCCGCTGGGCACTCGTTACCCGTCCCACCGCTGCTGTGGCGTCCGCGACCGCGCCGGAGCAGCGTCGCCGGCAATTGCCGCCGGAAGTCCTGGAGCATGTCGCAATGACGCTATTGCGACGTTACGGCGTGGTGTTCTGGCGACTGCTCGAACGCGAGGCGGATTGGCTGCCGCCATGGCGAGATCTTTTGCGCGTGTTCCAGCGGCTCGAAGCGCGTGGTGTGATTCGCGGCGGGCGTTTTGTGAATGGGCTCGCGGGCGAACAATTTGCCCTGCCTGAAGCGATTCCGGTACTGCGAGAAGTGCGACGGCATGCGAACGATAGTGCTTTTGTGTGCGTCGCAGGCACGGACCCCTTGAATCTCGCGGGCACTTTGCTTGTTGGCGAACGCGTCCCCGCGGTAGCGGGCAACCGGATTCTGTATCGCGACGGTGTCGTGGTAGCCACGCTGGTGGCAGGGGCTTTCTGGTTCGATCCCTTGCTGGAAACGGTTCCCTCCGAGAGGGAACAGGCTCGTGCATGGCTCGCGCGGCGTTTTTGA
- a CDS encoding aldo/keto reductase, giving the protein MRYKQLGRTGVFVSELCLGTMTFGGGEGMWKQIGDLQQGDAERLVGRALDAGINFIDTADVYAEGLSEQITGQALKNLKVPRDKVVVATKVFGQTGEFPNARGASRYHIIDGVKASLKRLQLDHVDLYQIHGFDPATPIEETVRALDTLVQHGHVRYVGVSNWAAWQIVKALGISERLGLARFETLQAYYTLAGRDLERELVPMLRSEGLGLMVWSPLAGGLLSGKYGREQQGEAGSRRTTFDFPPVNRERAYDCIDVMREIAGTKQVSVAQIALAWLLHQRVVTSVIVGAKKVEQLDDNIAATGVSLTADELARLDQVSSLPAEYPGWMLERQGEPRRKQLEEARHPE; this is encoded by the coding sequence ATGCGATACAAACAGTTAGGCCGTACCGGTGTGTTTGTTTCAGAGCTATGTCTGGGCACGATGACCTTCGGCGGTGGCGAGGGCATGTGGAAGCAGATCGGCGATCTGCAGCAGGGCGACGCGGAGCGGCTGGTTGGCCGGGCGCTCGATGCGGGCATCAACTTCATCGACACAGCCGACGTCTACGCAGAAGGTCTGTCCGAACAGATCACGGGCCAGGCGCTAAAGAACCTCAAGGTGCCGCGCGACAAAGTGGTGGTGGCCACCAAGGTGTTCGGTCAGACGGGCGAGTTCCCGAACGCGCGCGGCGCGTCGCGCTACCACATCATCGACGGCGTGAAGGCGAGCTTGAAGCGTTTGCAGCTCGATCACGTCGACCTGTATCAGATCCACGGCTTCGACCCGGCCACGCCGATCGAAGAAACCGTGCGCGCGCTCGACACGCTGGTGCAGCATGGCCACGTGCGCTATGTCGGCGTATCGAACTGGGCCGCGTGGCAGATCGTGAAAGCGCTTGGCATCTCGGAGCGACTTGGGCTTGCGCGCTTCGAGACGCTGCAGGCGTATTACACGCTCGCGGGCCGCGATCTCGAACGTGAACTCGTGCCGATGTTGCGCAGCGAGGGCCTCGGGCTGATGGTGTGGAGTCCGCTCGCGGGCGGCTTGCTGAGCGGCAAATACGGACGCGAGCAGCAGGGCGAAGCGGGTAGCCGTCGCACGACCTTCGATTTTCCGCCGGTCAACCGCGAGCGCGCCTACGACTGTATCGACGTGATGCGTGAGATCGCCGGGACGAAGCAGGTGTCGGTCGCGCAGATCGCGCTCGCGTGGCTGCTGCATCAGCGCGTGGTGACATCGGTGATCGTCGGCGCGAAAAAGGTCGAGCAACTCGACGATAACATTGCGGCGACCGGCGTTTCGCTCACGGCGGACGAACTCGCCAGGCTCGATCAGGTTAGCTCGCTGCCCGCAGAATATCCGGGCTGGATGCTGGAACGTCAGGGCGAGCCGCGCCGCAAGCAGTTGGAAGAGGCGCGGCATCCGGAGTAG
- a CDS encoding carboxymuconolactone decarboxylase family protein, whose translation MLNWIEYRKELFGRIGEIAKLSPDTVRAYQAMSSAGQKKDLLGAKTRELISLAVAVSLRCDGCITVHTAEALKLGATRDEIAEALGVAVAINAGAAMVYSARTMDAAAAYAAQAADAA comes from the coding sequence ATGTTGAACTGGATCGAATACCGCAAAGAACTGTTCGGCCGCATCGGCGAAATCGCCAAACTGTCGCCGGATACCGTCAGGGCGTATCAGGCGATGTCGAGCGCCGGCCAGAAGAAAGACCTCCTCGGCGCCAAGACGCGCGAACTGATTTCGCTCGCCGTGGCGGTGAGCCTGCGCTGTGACGGTTGTATCACCGTGCACACCGCCGAAGCGCTCAAGCTTGGCGCGACGCGCGACGAAATCGCCGAAGCGCTGGGCGTCGCGGTCGCCATCAATGCGGGCGCCGCGATGGTGTATTCGGCTCGCACGATGGACGCCGCCGCGGCCTATGCGGCGCAAGCAGCGGACGCGGCCTGA
- a CDS encoding AraC family transcriptional regulator, which yields MDTLSRLIDLARPQASLDLRCQLLGAFDIDHDPMEAGIAPFHLVLDGACIVETADGVQHALSAGDFMLFPRGAAHRVRDVKRLAATAPLTLGHDGMLPVRRNDGRNDGSNDAQVPADIDLLCGRFVYAPGSSALLLNALPDPFHVSLGGMQTLGSLQTLIALMRTEAERREAGALAIVTALSQALFAMALRAHGERNASASGLLALLADARLGASVQGMLGAPERAWTIAELGELAAMSRATYARHFNERAGMTVMDFLTQIRMTIACDLLRRTQRSAAEIGEAVGYQSEAAFGKAFQQSVGVTPGRYRRAPHDNDVTPG from the coding sequence ATGGATACGCTTAGCCGACTGATCGACCTGGCGCGGCCCCAAGCCAGTCTCGATCTGCGTTGCCAGCTCTTGGGCGCCTTCGACATTGATCACGATCCGATGGAAGCGGGCATTGCGCCGTTTCACCTCGTGCTGGACGGCGCGTGTATTGTCGAAACCGCCGACGGCGTGCAGCACGCGCTGAGCGCGGGCGACTTCATGCTGTTTCCGCGTGGCGCGGCGCATCGTGTGCGCGACGTGAAGCGGCTGGCGGCCACCGCGCCATTGACGCTCGGCCATGACGGCATGTTGCCCGTGCGGCGCAACGACGGCCGCAACGATGGCAGCAATGACGCGCAGGTGCCTGCCGACATCGATCTGCTGTGTGGCCGCTTCGTTTACGCGCCGGGGTCGTCGGCGTTGTTGCTGAACGCATTGCCCGATCCGTTTCACGTCTCGCTAGGCGGCATGCAAACGCTGGGCTCGCTGCAAACGCTGATTGCGCTGATGCGCACCGAGGCCGAACGACGCGAGGCGGGCGCCCTTGCGATCGTCACCGCATTGAGCCAGGCGCTCTTCGCGATGGCGTTGCGCGCGCACGGCGAGCGCAACGCGTCGGCCTCAGGCTTGCTCGCGCTGCTCGCCGACGCGCGTCTCGGTGCTTCTGTGCAGGGCATGCTGGGCGCTCCCGAGCGGGCGTGGACCATTGCCGAACTCGGCGAACTCGCGGCCATGTCGCGCGCGACTTACGCACGCCACTTCAATGAGCGCGCGGGCATGACCGTGATGGACTTTCTCACGCAGATCCGTATGACCATTGCGTGCGATCTGCTGCGACGCACGCAGCGTAGCGCGGCCGAGATCGGCGAGGCGGTGGGCTATCAGTCGGAGGCAGCCTTCGGCAAGGCGTTTCAGCAAAGCGTGGGGGTGACGCCCGGACGTTACCGGCGTGCTCCGCACGACAACGATGTGACGCCGGGCTAG
- a CDS encoding FUSC family protein, giving the protein MTSRDDSERTARASAANSLFAFLKALPPRERLMEGSFMAVQAVAGASLAFAIGRALHTEQAFWACITAIAVSQHSYIDTRNLSRDQFIGAMVGGLCGLVGATLGAGYFAAYAATVGVAIIMCWILNVGSAARLGGITATIMLLVPGIGPAWDKALMRLGEVTLGTVCALLVAFLMTWIEQRWFGKPNKA; this is encoded by the coding sequence ATGACCTCACGCGACGATTCAGAACGTACGGCACGGGCGAGCGCCGCCAACTCGCTGTTTGCATTTCTCAAGGCATTACCGCCCCGCGAGCGTTTAATGGAAGGCAGCTTCATGGCCGTGCAGGCCGTCGCGGGTGCGAGCCTCGCGTTCGCCATCGGCCGCGCGCTGCATACCGAGCAGGCCTTCTGGGCGTGCATCACGGCGATTGCGGTCAGCCAGCATAGCTATATCGACACCCGCAACCTGTCGCGCGATCAATTCATCGGCGCGATGGTCGGCGGCTTGTGCGGACTCGTGGGCGCGACGCTCGGCGCCGGTTATTTCGCGGCCTACGCGGCCACGGTCGGCGTGGCGATCATCATGTGCTGGATCCTGAACGTGGGTAGCGCGGCGCGTCTGGGCGGCATTACCGCAACGATCATGCTGCTGGTGCCGGGCATCGGCCCGGCGTGGGACAAAGCCTTGATGCGCCTCGGCGAGGTGACGCTCGGCACGGTCTGCGCATTACTGGTGGCGTTTCTCATGACGTGGATCGAGCAGCGCTGGTTCGGCAAACCGAACAAGGCCTAG
- a CDS encoding cation:proton antiporter, with amino-acid sequence MHETLWFLIVGGVLVFMGLAATTLRRLPISAAMFYLAIGYVLGPPGIGLLRLDMIADAHLLRIFTEVALLVSLFAIGLRLRLGMLEKLWTVPLRLGFLAMLATIPLLTLFGVYVLHLGWGPALLLAAILAPTDPVLAHDVQVHNPGDLDLLRFALSGEGGLNDGIALPFALLGLALCAAPSAEAGDLLNLKLAGSVVWGVAGALAIGGVLGWATTHAVAWLRTRHAQALGLEGFFALGLIELCFGVAQLAQTYGFLAVFAAGVAMRRVEHRASGGMSARKAIGTVDSEDVEATAANPSKAHAFMTESVLGFTIELERIAEVAVMAMVGNVLATMTAPLFTWQTVSLTVALFVLVRPVSVELSLLGSSATPTQRRLMSWFGIRGIGSFYYLAYALENGSAANVAPLVPLTLAVIAASVVVHGVSATPLMNWYHRLRSREG; translated from the coding sequence ATGCACGAAACTTTGTGGTTTCTGATCGTTGGCGGCGTGCTCGTTTTCATGGGTCTCGCGGCAACGACACTCCGGCGGCTGCCCATCAGCGCCGCCATGTTTTACCTCGCGATCGGCTACGTCCTCGGGCCGCCCGGTATCGGGCTATTGCGTCTGGACATGATCGCGGACGCGCATCTGCTGCGCATTTTCACTGAAGTCGCGCTACTGGTCTCCCTGTTTGCCATTGGCCTGCGCTTGCGTCTAGGCATGCTGGAAAAGCTCTGGACCGTGCCGCTGCGGCTCGGCTTCCTTGCCATGCTGGCGACCATTCCGCTGCTGACGCTCTTCGGCGTGTACGTGCTGCATCTGGGTTGGGGGCCGGCCTTGCTGCTCGCGGCGATACTCGCGCCAACCGACCCGGTGCTCGCCCACGATGTGCAAGTGCACAATCCAGGCGACCTCGATTTGCTGCGCTTCGCGCTCTCGGGCGAAGGCGGTCTGAACGACGGCATCGCACTGCCCTTCGCGCTGCTCGGTCTGGCGCTGTGCGCCGCGCCCTCCGCTGAAGCGGGTGACCTGCTGAACCTGAAGCTCGCGGGCAGCGTTGTGTGGGGCGTGGCGGGGGCGCTCGCCATTGGCGGCGTGCTCGGCTGGGCCACGACGCACGCGGTGGCGTGGCTGCGCACGCGCCACGCGCAAGCGCTCGGGCTCGAAGGTTTCTTCGCGCTCGGCCTGATCGAACTGTGTTTCGGCGTCGCGCAACTCGCGCAAACCTATGGTTTTCTGGCCGTGTTCGCGGCCGGCGTCGCGATGCGCCGCGTCGAACACCGCGCGAGCGGCGGCATGTCGGCTCGCAAGGCAATCGGCACCGTCGATTCCGAAGACGTCGAAGCGACCGCGGCGAATCCAAGCAAAGCGCATGCGTTCATGACGGAGTCGGTGCTCGGTTTCACGATCGAACTCGAGCGCATCGCCGAAGTCGCCGTCATGGCAATGGTCGGCAACGTACTCGCCACGATGACCGCACCGCTCTTCACCTGGCAAACCGTGTCGCTCACCGTTGCGCTATTCGTGCTGGTGCGGCCGGTGTCGGTGGAATTGTCTCTGCTGGGCTCGAGTGCAACGCCGACCCAACGGCGGCTGATGAGCTGGTTCGGCATACGCGGCATCGGCTCGTTTTACTACCTCGCGTACGCGCTTGAAAACGGCAGCGCGGCCAACGTCGCGCCGCTCGTGCCGCTCACGCTCGCCGTGATCGCGGCATCTGTCGTCGTCCATGGCGTCTCGGCGACACCGTTGATGAACTGGTATCACCGGCTGCGCAGTCGTGAAGGCTAG
- a CDS encoding DUF3175 domain-containing protein, with translation MVTRKTTSKSKRPVARGKSGRPPRQRHAQAHAAHRAKSPQKWSHHVMETSDAMDIQHDIFKTGSAESIAQSLKQSSTRSRRRKGTPFQSAMSMLNFYINRAGRNLPKARRDTLQQAKRKLREAFGRAP, from the coding sequence ATGGTCACCCGAAAAACCACGAGCAAATCGAAACGCCCCGTCGCGCGCGGCAAGTCAGGACGGCCACCACGCCAGCGGCACGCCCAGGCCCACGCTGCGCATCGCGCGAAAAGCCCCCAGAAGTGGTCGCATCATGTGATGGAAACCAGTGACGCAATGGACATCCAGCACGACATTTTCAAAACCGGCAGCGCGGAGTCGATCGCGCAATCGCTCAAGCAGTCGTCCACGCGAAGCCGGCGCCGCAAGGGCACACCGTTCCAGTCGGCCATGTCGATGCTGAACTTCTATATCAATCGCGCGGGCAGGAACCTGCCGAAAGCGCGCCGTGATACCTTGCAACAGGCCAAGCGCAAGCTGCGCGAAGCATTCGGACGCGCGCCATGA
- a CDS encoding PRC-barrel domain-containing protein has translation MINQTQTQAGLRQGEGARIVGKGSATADGPGPDVMAAATLDGNKVLSSDGEDIGKIKDIMLDVNSGRVAYAVLSSGGFLGIGDKLLAIPWHALTLDTEQKCFVLNMTAERVKNAPGFDKDHWPAMADQTWATSVHQYYGSEPYWGRDRYDRRDDYGVDDIPPASSDAPEAGGLKL, from the coding sequence ATGATCAACCAGACACAAACGCAAGCAGGGCTGCGTCAGGGCGAAGGCGCCCGAATCGTCGGCAAAGGCAGCGCGACTGCGGACGGTCCCGGGCCGGACGTAATGGCCGCCGCCACGCTCGATGGCAATAAGGTGCTCAGCAGCGACGGCGAGGATATCGGCAAAATCAAGGACATCATGCTCGACGTCAATTCGGGGCGCGTCGCGTATGCGGTGCTTTCGAGTGGCGGCTTTCTCGGCATTGGCGACAAGCTGCTCGCCATTCCATGGCATGCATTGACGCTGGATACCGAGCAAAAATGCTTCGTGCTGAACATGACCGCCGAACGCGTGAAAAACGCACCTGGCTTCGACAAGGACCACTGGCCGGCGATGGCGGATCAGACATGGGCCACGTCCGTGCATCAGTACTACGGCAGTGAACCCTACTGGGGCCGCGACCGTTACGATCGCCGCGACGACTACGGTGTCGACGACATTCCGCCCGCGTCGTCCGATGCGCCGGAAGCAGGCGGCCTGAAGTTGTAA